One Kitasatospora sp. NBC_01266 genomic window carries:
- a CDS encoding allantoate amidohydrolase, with product MWAELLPVGRSAASGGYRRHAWNAADAECRAWFEEQARSRGLGYELDRNGNQWAWLGDRAGEGAIVTGSHLDSVPDGGAFDGPLGVVSSFAALDELRSRGAEFSKPLAIVNFGDEEGARFGVACVGSRLSAGLLTRDQAYELRDASGRRLPDAMEQAGQDPSAIGADHERLSRIGAFVELHVEQGRYLGEDQPVGVAGAIWPHGRWRFDFHGEANHAGTTRIEDRRDPMITYANTVLSARKKAKLAGALATFGKIAVEPNGTNAIASLVRGWLDSRAADEATLDELVEQIRQAATERGERDGVKVELTRESYTPVVDFDVPLRDRLVATLGGVPVLPTGAGHDAGILASAVPTAMLFVRNPSGVSHSPAEHAEEPDCLAGVAALADVLEDLACHR from the coding sequence ATGTGGGCGGAGCTGCTCCCCGTGGGCCGCTCCGCCGCCTCCGGCGGCTACCGCCGGCACGCCTGGAACGCGGCCGACGCCGAGTGCCGGGCCTGGTTCGAGGAGCAGGCCCGCAGCCGCGGCCTGGGCTACGAGCTGGACCGCAACGGCAACCAGTGGGCCTGGCTCGGCGACCGTGCGGGCGAGGGCGCCATCGTCACCGGCTCGCACCTGGACTCGGTGCCGGACGGCGGCGCCTTCGACGGCCCGCTCGGTGTCGTCTCCTCCTTCGCCGCGCTGGACGAACTGCGCTCCCGGGGAGCCGAGTTCAGCAAGCCGCTGGCGATCGTCAACTTCGGCGACGAGGAGGGCGCGCGGTTCGGCGTGGCCTGTGTCGGCTCCCGGCTCAGCGCCGGACTGCTGACCCGGGACCAGGCGTACGAGCTGCGCGACGCGAGCGGCCGCCGGCTGCCCGACGCGATGGAGCAGGCCGGGCAGGACCCGAGCGCGATCGGCGCCGACCACGAGCGGCTCTCCCGGATCGGCGCCTTCGTCGAACTCCACGTCGAGCAGGGCCGCTACCTGGGCGAGGACCAGCCGGTCGGGGTGGCCGGGGCGATCTGGCCGCACGGCCGCTGGCGCTTCGACTTCCACGGCGAGGCGAACCACGCGGGCACCACCAGGATCGAGGACCGCCGCGATCCGATGATCACCTACGCCAACACCGTGCTCTCGGCCCGCAAGAAGGCCAAGCTGGCCGGCGCGCTGGCCACCTTCGGCAAGATCGCGGTGGAGCCCAACGGCACCAACGCGATCGCCTCGCTGGTGCGCGGCTGGCTGGACTCCCGGGCGGCCGACGAGGCCACCCTCGACGAGCTGGTCGAGCAGATCCGGCAGGCCGCGACGGAGCGCGGCGAGCGCGACGGCGTCAAGGTCGAGCTGACCCGTGAGTCCTACACGCCGGTGGTGGACTTCGACGTCCCGCTGCGCGACCGGCTGGTCGCCACCCTCGGCGGCGTCCCGGTGCTGCCCACCGGCGCGGGACACGACGCCGGAATCCTGGCATCCGCCGTGCCGACCGCCATGCTGTTCGTACGGAACCCGAGCGGTGTCTCGCACTCCCCGGCCGAGCACGCCGAGGAGCCCGACTGCCTTGCGGGTGTGGCCGCACTCGCGGACGTCCTGGAGGACCTGGCATGCCATCGGTGA
- the hutU gene encoding urocanate hydratase, producing MVQQTSGPREVRAARGTNLSTQGWQQEAALRMLMNNLDPEVAEHPSKLVVYGGTGKAARDWRSYDAMVRTLQTLKQDETMLVQSGRPVGVMQTHEWAPRVLIANSNLVGDWANWEEFRRLENLGLTMYGQMTAGSWIYIGTQGILQGTYETFAAVANKKFNGTLEGTITLTAGLGGMGGAQPLAVTMNGGVAICVDCDPSRISRRIEHRYLDVEAKNLAHALELATAARDKKQPLSIGLLGNAAELFPQLLAMDAPIDIVTDQTSAHDPLSYLPIGVSFDDMATYAAEKPAEFTTRSRESMAKHVEAMVGFQDAGAEVFDYGNSIRGEAQLAGYDRAFAFPGFVPAYIRPLFCEGKGPFRWAALSGDPQDIAKTDKAVLDLFPENESLHRWIKMAQEKVHFQGLPARICWLGYGERDKAGERFNDMVARGELAAPIVIGRDHLDCGSVASPYRETESMLDGSDAIADWPLLNAMVNVASGASWVSIHHGGGVGIGRSIHAGQVTVADGTALAGEKIRRVLTNDPGMGVIRHVDAGYDRADEVAAERGVRVPMNEHSPMGEL from the coding sequence ATGGTGCAGCAGACGAGTGGCCCGCGCGAGGTTCGCGCAGCACGTGGGACGAACCTCAGCACCCAGGGGTGGCAGCAGGAAGCCGCGCTGCGGATGCTGATGAACAACCTCGACCCCGAGGTGGCCGAGCACCCCTCCAAGCTGGTCGTCTACGGCGGCACCGGCAAGGCGGCGCGCGACTGGCGTTCGTACGACGCGATGGTGCGCACGCTGCAGACGCTGAAGCAGGACGAGACCATGCTGGTCCAGTCCGGCCGCCCCGTCGGCGTGATGCAGACGCACGAGTGGGCGCCGCGGGTGCTGATCGCCAACTCCAACCTGGTCGGCGACTGGGCCAACTGGGAGGAGTTCCGCCGGCTGGAGAACCTCGGGCTCACCATGTACGGCCAGATGACCGCCGGGTCCTGGATCTACATCGGCACCCAGGGCATCCTGCAGGGCACCTACGAGACCTTCGCCGCCGTCGCGAACAAGAAGTTCAACGGCACCCTGGAGGGCACCATCACCCTCACCGCCGGTCTCGGCGGGATGGGCGGCGCCCAGCCGCTGGCCGTCACCATGAACGGCGGCGTGGCGATCTGCGTCGACTGCGACCCGTCCCGGATCTCCCGCCGGATCGAGCACCGCTACCTGGACGTCGAGGCCAAGAACCTGGCCCACGCGCTGGAGCTGGCCACCGCCGCCCGCGACAAGAAGCAGCCGCTCTCGATCGGCCTGCTGGGCAACGCCGCCGAGCTCTTCCCGCAGCTGCTCGCGATGGACGCGCCGATCGACATCGTCACCGACCAGACCAGCGCGCACGACCCGCTGAGCTACCTGCCGATCGGCGTCTCCTTCGACGACATGGCGACCTACGCGGCCGAGAAGCCGGCCGAGTTCACCACCCGCTCGCGCGAGTCGATGGCCAAGCACGTGGAGGCGATGGTGGGCTTCCAGGACGCCGGCGCCGAGGTCTTCGACTACGGCAACTCGATCCGCGGCGAGGCCCAGCTGGCCGGCTACGACCGGGCGTTCGCGTTCCCCGGCTTCGTCCCGGCCTACATCCGCCCGCTCTTCTGCGAGGGCAAGGGCCCGTTCCGCTGGGCCGCGCTCTCCGGTGACCCGCAGGACATCGCCAAGACCGACAAGGCCGTGCTCGACCTCTTCCCGGAGAACGAGTCGCTGCACCGCTGGATCAAGATGGCCCAGGAGAAGGTGCACTTCCAGGGCCTGCCCGCGCGGATCTGCTGGCTCGGCTACGGCGAGCGCGACAAGGCCGGCGAGCGGTTCAACGACATGGTCGCCCGCGGTGAGCTCGCCGCGCCGATCGTGATCGGCCGCGACCACCTGGACTGCGGCTCGGTGGCCTCGCCGTACCGCGAGACCGAGTCGATGCTGGACGGCTCCGACGCGATCGCCGACTGGCCGCTGCTCAACGCCATGGTCAACGTCGCCTCCGGTGCCTCCTGGGTCTCCATCCACCACGGCGGCGGCGTCGGCATCGGCCGCTCGATCCACGCCGGCCAGGTCACGGTGGCCGACGGCACCGCGCTGGCGGGCGAGAAGATCCGGCGGGTGCTCACCAACGACCCGGGCATGGGCGTGATCCGGCACGTGGACGCCGGCTACGACCGGGCCGACGAGGTCGCCGCCGAGCGCGGGGTGCGCGTCCCGATGAACGAGCACAGCCCCATGGGTGAGCTGTGA
- a CDS encoding MurR/RpiR family transcriptional regulator, whose protein sequence is MSTSAESSPAPSARLLELFDGHRLTPTQRRIAHALVRHAAEAPFLSSVEVAELAGVSQPSVTRFAVALGYDGYPALRKRLRDLGVGEPAAPPESPTEVVRNEHQQAVLAEIAHLRRLAELLADPEPIVRAARLLAASRPLPVLGLRAASAQARGFAYFAAKVHPDIRLLDEGGSMLADRIEQAAAAGASALLCFALPRYPRELMDALTVARGCGLTVLTVADSAFAPVAARSDLLLPAEVGTGLVFDTACAPMVLGRVLLQTMCDELPGAEARLESIEQSSAARGLFLE, encoded by the coding sequence ATGAGTACCAGCGCCGAGTCGTCCCCCGCTCCCTCCGCCCGGCTGCTGGAGCTCTTCGACGGGCACCGCCTGACCCCCACCCAGCGCCGGATCGCGCACGCCCTGGTCCGGCACGCCGCCGAGGCGCCGTTCCTGTCCAGCGTCGAGGTGGCCGAGCTGGCCGGGGTCAGCCAGCCCTCGGTCACCCGGTTCGCGGTCGCGCTCGGCTACGACGGCTATCCGGCGCTGCGCAAGCGGCTGCGCGACCTCGGGGTCGGGGAGCCGGCCGCGCCGCCGGAGTCGCCCACCGAGGTGGTGCGCAACGAGCACCAGCAGGCCGTGCTGGCCGAGATCGCCCACCTGCGCCGGCTGGCCGAGCTGCTCGCCGACCCGGAGCCGATCGTGCGCGCCGCCCGGCTGCTGGCCGCCTCCCGCCCGCTGCCGGTGCTCGGCCTGCGGGCCGCCTCCGCGCAGGCCCGCGGCTTCGCCTACTTCGCCGCCAAGGTGCACCCGGACATCCGGCTGCTCGACGAGGGCGGCTCGATGCTCGCCGACCGGATCGAGCAGGCCGCCGCGGCCGGCGCCTCCGCGCTGCTCTGCTTCGCCCTGCCGCGCTACCCGCGCGAGTTGATGGACGCGCTGACGGTGGCCCGCGGCTGCGGCCTGACCGTGCTCACCGTCGCCGACAGCGCCTTCGCCCCGGTGGCGGCCCGCTCGGACCTGCTGCTGCCCGCCGAGGTCGGCACCGGCCTGGTCTTCGACACCGCCTGCGCGCCGATGGTGCTCGGTCGGGTGCTGCTGCAGACCATGTGCGACGAACTCCCGGGCGCCGAGGCCCGGCTGGAGTCGATCGAGCAGTCCTCGGCGGCGCGCGGGCTGTTCCTCGAATAG
- the hutH gene encoding histidine ammonia-lyase, translating into MHSAPAADAPLVQVGKADVTAEDVLAVARGNARVEIGPDALAEMAASRARIDALAAEPRPVYGISTGFGALAVRHISPELRAQLQRSLVRSHAAGMGPVVEREVTRALMFLRMKTLASGRTGVRPLVAETMAAILNAGITPVVREYGSLGCSGDLAPLSHCALVLMGEGIAYGPDGAEHPAGELLAAAGIAPVELLEKEGLALINGTDGMLGMLVMAIADLSRLFTTADITAAMSLEALLGTEKVLAPELHGPIRPHPGQALSAANMLAVLQGSGLTGHHQDDAPRVQDAYSIRCAPQVAGAGRDTLAHARTVAERELAASVDNPVVLPDGRVESNGNFHGAPVAYVLDFLAIAAADLGSIAERRTDRLLDKSRSHGLPAFLADDPGVDSGLMIAQYTQAALVSENKRLAVPASVDSIPSSAMQEDHVSMGWSAARKLRQAVDNLGRILAVELTAAARALEIRTVDGNAQSAPATAAAIAAAREAGVGGAGRDRFLAPDLAAAEALVASGALVKAVEQVTGPLA; encoded by the coding sequence ATGCACAGTGCTCCGGCCGCCGACGCGCCGCTCGTTCAGGTCGGCAAGGCCGACGTCACCGCCGAAGACGTGCTCGCCGTGGCACGTGGCAACGCCCGGGTCGAGATCGGCCCGGACGCGCTGGCCGAGATGGCCGCCTCGCGGGCCAGGATCGACGCGCTGGCCGCCGAGCCGCGCCCCGTCTACGGCATCTCCACCGGGTTCGGTGCCCTCGCCGTGCGGCACATCAGCCCCGAGCTGCGGGCCCAGCTGCAGCGCTCGCTGGTCCGCTCGCACGCCGCCGGCATGGGCCCGGTGGTCGAGCGCGAGGTCACCCGCGCGCTGATGTTCCTGCGGATGAAGACCCTGGCCTCGGGCCGCACCGGGGTGCGCCCGCTGGTCGCCGAGACGATGGCCGCGATCCTCAACGCCGGCATCACCCCCGTGGTGCGCGAGTACGGCTCGCTCGGCTGCTCCGGCGACCTCGCCCCGCTCTCGCACTGCGCGCTGGTGCTGATGGGCGAGGGCATCGCCTACGGCCCGGACGGCGCCGAGCACCCGGCCGGCGAGCTGCTCGCCGCGGCCGGCATCGCGCCGGTCGAGCTGCTGGAGAAGGAGGGCCTGGCCCTCATCAACGGCACCGACGGCATGCTCGGCATGCTGGTGATGGCCATCGCCGACCTGTCCCGGCTCTTCACCACCGCCGACATCACCGCCGCGATGAGCCTGGAGGCGCTGCTCGGCACCGAGAAGGTGCTGGCCCCCGAGCTGCACGGCCCGATCCGCCCGCACCCGGGCCAGGCGCTGAGCGCCGCCAACATGCTCGCCGTGCTGCAGGGCTCCGGCCTGACCGGCCACCACCAGGACGACGCGCCGCGGGTCCAGGACGCCTACTCGATCCGCTGCGCCCCGCAGGTGGCCGGCGCCGGCCGCGACACCCTGGCGCACGCCCGCACCGTCGCCGAGCGCGAGCTGGCCGCCTCGGTCGACAACCCGGTGGTGCTGCCGGACGGCCGGGTGGAGTCCAACGGCAACTTCCACGGCGCCCCGGTCGCCTACGTGCTCGACTTCCTGGCCATCGCCGCCGCCGACCTCGGCTCGATCGCCGAGCGCCGCACCGACCGGCTGCTGGACAAGAGCCGCTCGCACGGCCTGCCGGCCTTCCTGGCCGACGACCCGGGCGTGGACTCCGGTCTGATGATCGCTCAGTACACCCAGGCCGCCCTGGTCAGCGAGAACAAGCGGCTCGCCGTGCCGGCCTCGGTGGACTCGATCCCCTCCTCGGCGATGCAGGAGGACCACGTCTCGATGGGCTGGTCGGCCGCCCGCAAGCTGCGCCAGGCCGTGGACAACCTGGGCCGGATCCTCGCGGTCGAGCTGACCGCCGCGGCCCGCGCGCTGGAGATCCGCACCGTCGACGGCAACGCCCAGTCGGCGCCGGCCACCGCCGCCGCGATCGCCGCCGCCCGCGAGGCCGGTGTCGGCGGGGCCGGCCGGGACCGCTTCCTGGCCCCCGACCTGGCCGCCGCCGAGGCGCTGGTCGCCTCCGGCGCCCTGGTCAAGGCCGTCGAGCAGGTCACCGGGCCGCTGGCCTGA
- the fdhD gene encoding formate dehydrogenase accessory sulfurtransferase FdhD has protein sequence MTRATARRRVVRLRGDEQTPRPDALAAEEPLEIRIGGEALTVTMRTPGHDFDLVAGFLVGEGLLHRREQLAALRYCAGSDQDGQNTYNVVDATLRGADTVPLSAHRNLLTTSACGLCGRDTVDAVRTHVRFKPADDPLTVRPELLYRLPDALRAAQRTFDSTGGLHAAGLFTAEGELLCAREDVGRHNAVDKVIGWALREDRLPLTGHLLLVSGRASFELTQKAALAGLPLLAAVSAPSSLAADLAEELGLTLVGFLRGESANVYTRADRITGSRPAPGPAIPHPGGGEAGPERATATRVRSAGAI, from the coding sequence ATGACACGGGCGACGGCACGGCGGCGCGTGGTGCGGCTGCGCGGGGACGAGCAGACGCCGCGCCCCGACGCGCTGGCGGCGGAGGAGCCGCTGGAGATCCGGATCGGCGGCGAGGCGCTGACCGTCACCATGCGCACCCCGGGGCACGACTTCGACCTGGTGGCCGGCTTCCTGGTCGGCGAGGGGCTGCTGCACCGGCGCGAGCAGCTGGCGGCGCTGCGGTACTGCGCGGGGAGCGACCAGGACGGGCAGAACACCTACAACGTGGTCGACGCCACCCTGCGCGGCGCCGACACCGTCCCGCTCTCCGCGCACCGCAACCTGCTCACCACCAGCGCCTGCGGACTGTGCGGACGCGACACGGTGGACGCGGTCCGCACCCACGTCCGCTTCAAGCCGGCCGACGACCCGCTCACCGTCCGCCCCGAGCTGCTCTACCGGCTGCCCGACGCGCTGCGCGCCGCCCAGCGCACCTTCGACTCCACCGGCGGGCTGCACGCCGCCGGCCTCTTCACGGCCGAGGGCGAGCTGCTCTGCGCGCGCGAGGACGTCGGGCGGCACAACGCGGTGGACAAGGTGATCGGCTGGGCGCTGCGCGAGGACCGGCTGCCGCTCACCGGGCACCTGCTGCTGGTCAGCGGCCGCGCCTCGTTCGAGCTGACCCAGAAGGCGGCGCTGGCCGGGCTACCGCTGCTGGCGGCGGTCTCGGCGCCCTCCTCGCTGGCCGCCGACCTCGCCGAGGAGCTGGGGCTGACGCTGGTCGGCTTCCTGCGCGGTGAGAGCGCGAACGTGTACACCCGGGCGGACCGGATCACCGGGAGCCGACCCGCTCCGGGACCCGCGATCCCTCACCCCGGCGGTGGCGAGGCCGGCCCCGAGAGGGCCACCGCGACCAGGGTCCGCAGCGCCGGGGCGATCTGA
- a CDS encoding adenylate/guanylate cyclase domain-containing protein, with protein MAEDDGGLAPDDSARDGDAPEEADHTVALDLEELILGSPRRYTPYQAARTAEVPMELATRFWRAMGFPDIGQQRALNDGDVIALRRLAGLVESGLINESMAIQVARSTGQTTARLAGWQMDTFLENLTQAAEPGLTRAEVAYPLVELLLPELEQFLIYVWRRQLAAVTGRVVQAAEDTEITSGRLAVGFADLVGFTRLSRRLEEEELGELVETFESTCADLIAGQGGRLIKTLGDEILYVSEDPVTAAEIALSLVETLTDEENIPALRVGMAFGTVTSRMGDVFGTTVNLASRLTSIAQRDAVLIDGEFAAALEQAGAAARGAADGTGSAQAQLADALAAHSGVPLNPAGRAAGGAAVSRFQLQAMWRRPVRGLGLVEPWLLSRRAKPAPR; from the coding sequence GTGGCAGAGGACGACGGCGGGCTCGCGCCGGACGACAGCGCGCGCGACGGTGACGCCCCCGAGGAGGCGGACCACACCGTCGCGCTCGACCTGGAAGAGCTGATCCTGGGCTCGCCGCGTCGCTACACCCCGTACCAGGCCGCCCGCACCGCCGAGGTGCCGATGGAGCTGGCCACCCGGTTCTGGCGCGCGATGGGGTTCCCCGACATCGGCCAGCAGCGGGCGCTCAACGACGGCGACGTGATCGCGCTGCGCCGGCTGGCCGGCCTGGTGGAGTCCGGGCTGATCAACGAGTCGATGGCGATCCAGGTGGCCCGCTCCACCGGCCAGACCACCGCCCGGCTGGCCGGCTGGCAGATGGACACCTTCCTGGAGAACCTCACCCAGGCCGCCGAACCGGGGCTGACCCGGGCCGAGGTGGCCTACCCGCTGGTCGAGCTGCTGCTGCCGGAGCTGGAGCAGTTCCTGATCTACGTCTGGCGCCGCCAGCTGGCCGCCGTCACCGGCCGGGTGGTGCAGGCGGCCGAGGACACCGAGATCACCAGCGGCCGCCTCGCGGTGGGCTTCGCCGACCTGGTCGGCTTCACCCGGCTCTCCCGGCGGCTGGAGGAGGAGGAGCTCGGCGAGCTGGTGGAGACCTTCGAGTCCACCTGCGCCGATCTGATCGCGGGCCAGGGCGGCCGGCTGATCAAGACGCTGGGCGACGAGATCCTCTATGTCTCCGAGGACCCGGTGACCGCCGCCGAGATCGCGCTCAGCCTGGTGGAGACGCTGACCGACGAGGAGAACATCCCGGCGCTGCGGGTCGGCATGGCCTTCGGCACGGTCACCTCGCGGATGGGCGACGTCTTCGGTACCACGGTCAACCTGGCCAGCCGGCTCACCTCGATCGCGCAGCGGGACGCGGTGCTGATCGACGGGGAGTTCGCGGCGGCGCTGGAGCAGGCGGGAGCCGCCGCGCGGGGTGCGGCGGACGGTACCGGCAGCGCTCAGGCGCAGCTGGCGGACGCGCTCGCGGCGCACTCCGGGGTGCCGCTGAACCCGGCGGGCCGGGCGGCGGGCGGGGCGGCGGTGTCGCGCTTCCAGCTGCAGGCGATGTGGCGGCGGCCGGTGCGCGGGCTGGGGCTGGTCGAGCCGTGGCTGCTGAGCCGGCGGGCGAAGCCGGCCCCCCGGTAG
- a CDS encoding biotin--[acetyl-CoA-carboxylase] ligase, translating to MTEPDRPRRSGLRGFGHDGPSPWTDLDRPPLDAAVLRHDLLLPGGLWTALDVVEETGSTNSDLTARAKDGAAEGAVLVAERQSAGRGRLDRRWSAPARSGLFLSMLLRPTVPRERLGWLPILVGVSTAATLHRVSGVEVGLKWPNDLQVEHAGEERKLGGILTELTGEAVVAGLGLNVSLREEELPVPTAASLALVGAEVTDRTTLLRALLREFAELYGEWQAAAGDPQASGLLAAYTARCTTLGREVVVQLPGDRELRGEAVALDGDGRLVVRGADGARQAVGAGDVVHLRPQPRTG from the coding sequence ATGACCGAGCCCGATCGTCCCCGCCGCAGCGGACTGCGTGGCTTCGGCCACGACGGACCGTCCCCCTGGACCGACCTCGACCGCCCGCCGCTGGACGCCGCCGTACTGCGCCACGACCTGCTGCTGCCCGGTGGCCTGTGGACCGCGCTCGACGTGGTCGAGGAGACCGGCTCCACCAACAGCGACCTGACCGCCCGGGCCAAGGACGGCGCCGCCGAGGGCGCGGTGCTGGTCGCCGAACGGCAGAGCGCCGGGCGAGGCCGGCTGGACCGCCGGTGGAGCGCCCCGGCCCGGTCCGGCCTCTTCCTGTCGATGCTGCTGCGCCCCACCGTGCCGCGGGAGCGCCTGGGCTGGCTGCCGATCCTGGTCGGCGTCTCGACGGCGGCCACCCTGCACCGGGTGTCCGGGGTCGAGGTCGGCCTGAAGTGGCCCAACGACCTTCAGGTCGAGCACGCGGGCGAGGAGCGCAAGCTCGGCGGCATCCTCACCGAGCTGACCGGCGAGGCCGTGGTCGCGGGCCTGGGGCTGAACGTCTCGCTGCGCGAGGAGGAGCTGCCGGTGCCCACCGCCGCCTCGCTCGCGCTGGTCGGCGCCGAGGTCACCGACCGCACCACGCTGCTGCGCGCGCTGCTGCGCGAGTTCGCCGAGCTGTACGGCGAGTGGCAGGCGGCGGCCGGCGACCCGCAGGCCAGCGGACTGCTGGCGGCCTACACCGCGCGCTGCACCACGCTGGGGCGCGAGGTCGTGGTGCAGCTGCCCGGGGATCGCGAGCTGCGGGGCGAGGCGGTCGCGCTGGACGGCGACGGGCGCCTGGTGGTGCGCGGCGCGGACGGCGCGCGGCAGGCGGTCGGCGCGGGCGACGTGGTGCATCTGCGCCCCCAGCCGCGCACCGGCTGA
- a CDS encoding acyl-CoA carboxylase subunit beta: MTDVPTDPSLDPHTTAGKLADLRRRIDEAVHSGSAAAVEKQHAKGKLTARERVLELLDEDSFVEFDEFARHRSTNFGQQKNRPYGDGVVTGYGTVDGRQIAVFAQDFTVFGGSLGEVFGEKIVKVMDFALKTGCPVIGINDSGGARIQEGVVSLGLYGEIFRRNVHASGVIPQISLILGPCAGGAVYSPAITDFVVMADQTSHMFITGPDVIKTVTGEDVGMEELGGARSHNTKSGNAHYLAADEKEAIEYVKSLLSYLPSNNLSDPPGFPEEADLAVSERDLELDALVPDSANQPYDMHTVIEHILDDGEFLETQPLYARNIITGFGRVEGQPVGVVGNQPLDLAGCLDIAASEKAARFVRTCDSFNIPVLTFVDVPGFLPGTGQEWDGIIRRGAKLIYAYAEATVPLITVITRKAFGGAYDVMGSKHLGADLNLAWPTAQIAVMGAQGAANIVYRRELADAAAAGADVDARRAELVAEYEDTLLNPYLAAERGYVDAVIAPSETRKHIVRGLRALRGKREVLPPKKHGNIPL; encoded by the coding sequence ATGACCGACGTGCCAACCGACCCCTCGCTGGACCCGCACACCACCGCCGGCAAGCTCGCCGACCTGCGCCGCAGGATCGACGAGGCGGTGCACTCCGGCTCCGCCGCGGCGGTCGAGAAGCAGCACGCCAAGGGCAAGCTGACGGCCCGTGAGCGGGTTCTGGAACTGCTCGACGAGGACTCCTTCGTGGAGTTCGACGAATTCGCCCGGCACCGCTCGACCAACTTCGGCCAGCAGAAGAACCGGCCCTACGGCGACGGCGTGGTCACCGGCTACGGCACCGTGGACGGCCGTCAGATCGCCGTCTTCGCCCAGGACTTCACCGTCTTCGGCGGCTCGCTCGGCGAGGTGTTCGGCGAGAAGATCGTCAAGGTGATGGACTTCGCGCTGAAGACCGGCTGCCCGGTGATCGGCATCAACGACTCCGGCGGCGCCCGGATCCAGGAGGGCGTGGTCTCGCTCGGCCTGTACGGCGAGATCTTCCGCCGCAACGTGCACGCCTCCGGTGTGATCCCGCAGATCTCGCTGATCCTGGGCCCGTGCGCGGGCGGCGCGGTCTACTCGCCCGCGATCACCGACTTCGTGGTGATGGCCGACCAGACCTCGCACATGTTCATCACCGGTCCCGACGTGATCAAGACGGTGACCGGCGAGGACGTCGGCATGGAGGAGCTGGGCGGCGCCCGCTCGCACAACACCAAGTCCGGCAACGCGCATTACCTGGCCGCGGACGAGAAGGAGGCGATCGAGTACGTCAAGAGCCTGCTGTCGTACCTGCCCTCCAACAACCTGAGCGACCCGCCCGGCTTCCCCGAGGAAGCGGATCTCGCGGTGAGCGAGCGGGACCTCGAACTCGACGCCCTGGTGCCGGACTCGGCGAACCAGCCGTACGACATGCACACCGTGATCGAGCACATCCTGGACGACGGCGAGTTCCTGGAGACCCAGCCGCTGTACGCCCGCAACATCATCACCGGCTTCGGCCGGGTCGAGGGCCAGCCGGTGGGCGTGGTCGGCAACCAGCCGCTGGACCTGGCCGGCTGCCTGGACATCGCCGCCAGCGAGAAGGCCGCGCGCTTCGTGCGGACCTGCGACAGCTTCAACATCCCGGTGCTCACCTTCGTCGACGTGCCCGGCTTCCTGCCCGGCACCGGACAGGAGTGGGACGGCATCATCCGGCGCGGCGCCAAGCTGATCTACGCCTACGCCGAGGCCACCGTGCCGCTGATCACCGTGATCACCCGCAAGGCCTTCGGCGGCGCCTACGACGTGATGGGCTCCAAGCACCTGGGCGCCGACCTCAACCTGGCCTGGCCCACCGCGCAGATCGCCGTGATGGGCGCGCAGGGCGCGGCCAACATCGTCTACCGGCGCGAGCTGGCCGACGCCGCCGCGGCCGGCGCGGACGTGGACGCCCGCCGGGCCGAGCTGGTCGCCGAGTACGAGGACACCCTGCTCAACCCGTACCTGGCGGCCGAGCGCGGCTACGTGGACGCGGTGATCGCGCCCAGCGAGACCCGCAAGCACATCGTGCGCGGGCTGCGGGCGCTGCGCGGCAAGCGCGAGGTGCTGCCGCCGAAGAAGCACGGCAACATCCCCTTGTAG
- a CDS encoding acyl-CoA carboxylase subunit epsilon: MMPPIQVLHGQPTPEELATVLAVVQARAAAGAAAAEAARRSASGPASPWTDPARRVRSAPRPGPHAWRTSGWAH, encoded by the coding sequence ATGATGCCCCCCATCCAGGTGCTGCACGGGCAGCCGACCCCCGAGGAGCTGGCCACCGTCCTGGCGGTGGTCCAAGCCCGGGCCGCCGCCGGCGCCGCCGCTGCCGAGGCGGCGCGCCGTTCGGCGAGCGGCCCGGCCTCCCCGTGGACCGACCCCGCCCGCCGCGTCCGCTCCGCCCCGCGCCCCGGCCCGCACGCCTGGCGCACCTCGGGCTGGGCGCACTGA
- a CDS encoding nucleoside triphosphate pyrophosphatase gives MTDRRTLVLASASPARLGLLRQAGLAPRVIVSGVDEDALSAATPAELALVLAEAKAAVVAAELTDGELVIGCDSVLELDGQALGKPTDAADALARWRSMRGRSGVLRTGHCVIDTANGRQVSATASTTVHFAEPDDAEIEAYVATGEPLHVAGAFTLDGLSAPFVAGIEGDHGNVIGLSLPLLRTLLADLGVRITDLWG, from the coding sequence ATGACCGATCGCCGCACCCTCGTGCTCGCCTCCGCCTCCCCCGCCCGGCTCGGGCTGCTCCGTCAGGCCGGGTTGGCCCCCCGGGTGATCGTCAGCGGGGTGGACGAGGACGCGCTGAGCGCCGCCACCCCCGCCGAGCTGGCCCTGGTGCTCGCCGAGGCCAAGGCCGCCGTGGTGGCCGCCGAGCTGACCGACGGCGAGCTGGTGATCGGCTGCGACTCGGTGCTCGAACTCGACGGGCAGGCCCTCGGCAAGCCCACCGACGCCGCCGACGCGCTGGCCCGCTGGCGCTCGATGCGCGGTCGCAGCGGTGTGCTGCGCACCGGCCACTGCGTGATCGACACCGCGAACGGCCGCCAGGTCTCCGCCACCGCCTCCACCACCGTGCACTTCGCCGAGCCCGACGACGCCGAGATCGAGGCCTACGTGGCCACCGGTGAACCGCTGCACGTGGCCGGCGCGTTCACCCTGGACGGGCTCTCCGCACCGTTCGTGGCCGGCATCGAGGGCGACCACGGCAACGTGATCGGCCTGTCGCTGCCGCTGCTGCGCACCCTGCTGGCCGATCTGGGGGTACGGATCACCGATCTTTGGGGTTGA